Part of the Streptomyces antimycoticus genome, GCTCACCGACCCCGAGCCCGACGGCCTCGGCCTCTCGCAGCGCGGCGTCACCGTCTCCACCGTCGGCCTCGTGCCGGCGATGCTGCGCTTCGCCGACGAGGGGTTCAAGTGCCGGCTCGCGGTGTCGCTGCACGCCCCCGACGACGAGCTGCGCGACACCCTCGTGCCGGTCAACACCCGCTGGAAGGTGCGCGAAGTCCTGGACGCCGCGTGGGAGTACGCGGAGAAGTCCGGCCGCCGGGTCTCCATCGAGTACGCGCTGATCAAGGACATCAACGACCAGGCGTGGCGCGCCGATCTGCTCGGCCGGCTGCTCAAGGGCCGCCGGGTGCATGTGAACCTCATTCCGCTGAATCCGACGCCCGGCTCCAAGTGGACGGCGTCCCGGCCCGAGGACGAGAAGGCGTTCGTGGCGGCCCTGGAAGCCCACGGGGTGCCGGTGACCGTCCGGGACACCCGTGGCCAGGAGATCGACGGGGCCTGCGGGCAGCTGGCGGCTTCGGAGCGCTGAGGACCGGCTGATACGGTGCCTGGGCATCGCTGCGTCATGCGATCGTCGTAAAACTGAACATCCGTACAAATAAACATTCCGACAGGGGAGCGCTCAGAGCGCTGAGAGTGCGGCACGGCCGCAGACCCTCGGACCTGATCCGGGTCATACCGGCGTAGGGAGTCAGCATCACCATGAACAGCCAGCTTCGGCGTGCCATCTCAGCCGCCCTCCTCGGCTCACTGGCCCTGGGCGCGCTCGTCGGCTGCGGCGAGGATTCCCAGAGCGGCGCGGACTCCAAGACGGTCACCCTGGTCACGCATGACTCGTTCGCGGCCTCCAAGGCGGTCCTCAAGGAGTTCACCAAGGAGACCGGCTACAAGGTGCGGGTGCAGGCCGGGGGCGACGCCGGAGCCGCCGTCAACCAGGCGATCCTGTCCAAGGGCCATCCCCAGGGCGATGTGTTCTTCGGCGTCGACAACACCCTGCTCTCCCGGGCACTCGACAACGACCTGTTCACCCCCTTCACGGCCAAGGGCCTCGACAAGGTCCCGGCGGCCCTTCAGCTCGACCGGGCCGAGCACCGTGTCACCCCCGTCGACTTCGGCGACATATGTGTCAACTACGACCGTAAGTACTTCGCCGACAAGAAGCTGACGCCGCCCCGGACGCTGGAGGATCTGACCAAGCCCGCCTACAAGAACCTCCTCGTCACCGAGAACGCGGCCACCTCGTCCCCCGGTCTCGGCTTCCTCCTCGCCACGGCCGCCAAGTACGGCGACGACGGCTGGAAGGGCTACTGGAAGAAGCTGCGGGCCAACGGTGTCGAGGTCGTCGACGGCTGGGAGCAGGCGTATTACGACCGGTTCTCCGGCTCGGCCGGCGGCGGCAAGGGCGACCGGCCGCTCGTCGTCTCCTACGCATCGAGCCCGCCCGCCGAGGTGGCCGACGCCAAGACCAAGCCCGCCGAGGCCCCCACCGGGGTGGCGACGGGCACCTGTTTCCGGCAGGTGGAGTTCGCCGGGCTGCTGAACGGCGCGGACAACACCAAGGGCGGCAAGGCGCTGCTGGACTTCCTGCTGAGCAAGCGGTTCCAGGAGGACGTCCCGCTGAACATGTACGTCAACCCGGCGCGCGAGGACGCCAAGCTGCCGGAGCTGTTCACCCGATACGGGACCAGGATCGCCGACTCGGCCACCCTGGCGCCGCAGAAGATCGCCAAGAACCGTGAGTCGTGGGTCAAGACATGGTCCTCGCTGGTCCTGTAGAGCCTCGCGAGAACCGTAAGGCGGCCGACGGCCACCGTAAGACCGACAGGACAGACGGCGGCGGCCGTCGCGCGCTCGCCCTCCGGCTCGCTCTGATGGCGGTGCCGCTCGCCTTCTTCGCGGTCTTCTTCGCCTATCCCGTGGCCGCCATCGTCACCCGGGGGCTGCGCGTCGGAGGGCGGTGGCGGTTCGGCCGGATCGCCGAGGTGGTGACCGATCCGGCGACGCTGGACGTCCTGTGGTTCACCTGCTGGCAGGCGGTCGCGTCGACCGCCCTCACGCTCGCGGTCGCGCTGCCCGGCGCCTATGTCTTCGCCCGCTTCGACTTCCCCGGCAAGGGGCTGCTGCGGGCCGTGGTGACCGTGCCGTTCGTCCTGCCGACCGTCGTCGCCGGATCCGCCTTCCTGGCCCTGCTCGGCCGGGGCGGGCTGCTGGACGAGCTGTGGGGGATGCGGCTCGACACCTCCGTCTGGGCGATCCTCCTGGCCCATGTCTTCTTCAACTACGCGGTCGTCGTCAGGAGCGTCGGTGGGCTGTGGGCCCAGCTCGACCCGCGCCAGGAGGAGGCCGCGCGGGTGCTCGGCGCGAGCCGGCTGTCGGCCTGGCGCCGGGTGACGCTGCCCGCGCTGGCGCCCGCCGTGGCCGCCGCCGCGCTGATGGTGTTCCTGTTCACCTTCACCTCCTTCGGCGTGATCCAGATCCTCGGCGGCCCCCGCTACGCCACCCTTGAGGTGGCGATCTACCGGGAGACCGCGCAGCTGCTCGACCTGCCCACGGCCGCGGTGCTCACCCTCGTCCAGTTCGCCGCGGTCGCTGCCGTGTTGGCCCTGCACGCGTGGACCGTAAGGCGCCGGGAGAGCGCCCTGCGGATCGTCGACCCCGGCCGCACGGCGCGCCGGCCGAGCGGCCCGGCCCAGTGGGCGCTGCTGTGGGGCGTGCTGGCGGTGGTCGCGCTGCTGATCGTGACACCGCTCGCGGTGCTGGTGGAACGCTCGCTGAACGGACCGGACGGCTACGGCTTCACCTACTACGAGGCGCTCAAGTCGGCCGCCGACAGCGGAGGCACCTTCTTCGTGGCCCCCATGGAGGCCATCGGGAACTCCCTGCGGTACGCGGCGGTCGCCACCGTCTTCGCCCTCGCCGTGGGCGGCCTCGCCGCCGCCGCGCTCACCCGTAAGGCGGGCAGGCTGGTACGGGGCTTCGACGCGCTGCTGATGCTGCCGCTGGGCACCTCGGCCGTCACCGTGGGATTCGGGTTTCTGATCGCTCTCGACGAGCCCCCGCTGGACCTGCGGGCCTCCTGGGTCCTGGTGCCGCTCGCCCAGGCCCTGGTGGGCGTGCCCTTCGTCGTACGGACCATGCTGCCCGTGCTGCGGGCGGTGGACCACCGGCTCCGGGAGGCGGCGGCCGTGCTCGGGGCGTCCCCGTGGCGGGTCTGGCGGGAAGTGGACCTGCCGTTGGTGGGACGGGCCGTGGCGGTCGCGGCGGGCTTCGCGTTCGCCGTGTCCCTGGGCGAGTTCGGGGCGACCGTCTTCATCGCGCGCCCCGACCAGCCGACCCTGCCGGTGGCCATCGCCCGGTTCCTGGGCCGGGCCGGACAGCTCTCCTACGGGCAGGCGATGGCCCTGAGCACGATCCTGATGCTGGTCTGCGCCGGATCGCTGCTGGCGCTCGAGCGCATCCGCACCGACCGTTCCGGAGAGTTCTGAATGACGCTGCTGCGACTGGACGAGGTGACCGTAAGGTTCGGCCGGCGCGACGCGCTGGACGCCGTGGATCTGGAGGTCGCCGAGCACGAGACGGTCTGTGTGCTGGGCCCGAGCGGAAGCGGCAAGTCCACCATGCTGCGCGTGGTGGCCGGGCTGCAGCGCGCCGACGCCGGCCGGGTGTCGCTCGCCGGACAGGACCAGAGCGGGGTGCCCACGCATCGGCGCGGGGTGGGGCTGATGTTCCAGGACCACCAGCTGTTCCCGCAGCGGGACGTGGGCGGCAACGTCGCCTTCGGGCTGCGGATGCGCAAGGTGGGGCGCGCGGAGGCGGATCGCCGGGTCGCCGAACTGCTGGAGCTGGTGGGACTGCCGGGCGCCCAGCGCCGCCCCGTCGACTCGCTCTCCGGCGGCGAGCAGCAGCGGGTGGCGCTCGCCCGCGCGCTGGCCCCACGGCCCAAGCTGCTGATGCTGGACGAGCCGCTGGGCCAGCTCGACCGGGGGCTGCGGGAGCGGCTGGTGGTGGAGCTCCGCGAGCTCTTCGCACGGCTGGGGACCACCGTCCTCGCGGTCACCCACGACCAAGGCGAGGCGTTCGCGCTCGCGGACCGGGTGGTGGTGATGGACAACGGCCGGATCGCCCAGACCGGCACCCCGCTGGAGGTGTGGCAGCGGCCCGCCACCGAGTTCGTCGCCCGCTTCCTCGGCTTCGACAATGTGGTCGAGGCGATCGTGGACGGTGAGGTCGCCGACACCCGCTGGGGCAAGCTGCCCGTTCCGCCCGGCTCACGGCCGGGCCCCACCAGGCTGCTGGTCCGCCCGGCCGGGGTACGGCTGACGGACCCCGAGGAGGGGCTGGCGTGCACCGTGGAGACGCGCACCTTCCGCGGCGACCATGTGGCGCTCGTCCTGCGGCTGCCGGACCCGGCCGCGCCGCCCCTGGAGGCGTCCTGCGCCCTGCGGGACGCCCCGGAGGCGGGGGCCCGGGTGGGAGTGGCCTTCGACCCGGCCGATGTGGTGCTGCTGGACGCCGAGGTCTGACGCCTGGGTTCCTGGCGTCGCCGCGCTTGCGCCGGGGGCCTGACGCTGGACTACGGCGCGCCAGGCCCCGGGTGCGACAACTTCCCTGCGCAGCGCCTTCTTGACGTCAGGTCAGCCCAGGAGCGACAGCAGCGCTTCGGGTGCCTCGTCCACCGAGTCCACCAGTGCGATACGGGCCTTCATGGACCGTCCCTCCGCGAGCGCTTCGAGCAGCGGCCAGGTGGGCAGCCGCCGGGTCCAGTGGTCCCGGTCCACCAGCACCATCGGGGTGGGCTCACCGCGCGACTCGTAGTAGTTCGGCGTCGCGTTGTCGAAGATCTCCTGGACGGTTCCGGCGGCGCCCGGCAGGAAGACCACGCCCGCGGTCGAGCGCGCCAACAGCCCGTCCTCCCGGGTGGCGTTGGCGAAGTACTTGGCGATGTGCGAGGCGAACGCGCTGGGCGGCTCGTGTCCGTAGAACCAGGTGGGGATGCCGACCGACGCACCGCCGTCCGGCCAGCGCTCGCGCACCGCGAAGGCGGCCTCGGCCCATGCCCCGATGGACGGCCGGAACGAGGGCGTCTTGCCGAGCAGTTCGAGCGCCTTGTCCAGCATCGCGTCCTCGTGCGGGGCCGCGTAGGCGCCCAGGTTCGCGGCCTCCATCGCACCCGGCCCGCCGCCCGTCGCGACCGTGAGACCGGTCCGTGCCAGGGCCCGCCCGAGGCGGGCGGCGCCCGCGAACCCGTCGGAGCCGCGCTCCAGGGCGTGGCCGCCCATGACGCCCACCACCCGCGTCCCGACGAGGAATTCGTCGAGCGCGTCGGAGATCGCGTCGTCGTGGATGGAGCGCAGCATCGAGGCGAAGATGTCGCCGTCCGTCTTGGTCCGCTGGAACCAGGCGTAGGCGAGCGCGTCCGGCGTCCGCGCGTAACCGTGCTGGGTGAGGCCCTCGAAGAGCTGCGCGGGCGAGTAGAGGGTGCCGCGGTACGGATCGAACGGCAGATCCGGCACCGGCGGGAACACCAGCGCACTCCCGGCCCGGACCTTCGCGGCCGCCTCGGACTCCATCGGGCAGCCGAGGAAGACCGCCTCGCTGGTGTCGGTGGAGAGGAGTGCCGCGGTACGGCTCGTCAGGTCCACGGACTGGACCCGGAACCCGGCCAGGGTGCCGCGGGCGACGACCTGGTCGAACTCCTCGATGGACTCTATTTCCCGGTCTGGTTCCTGCACGCCGACATGCTAATCACACCGGAGGTGGGGGGTTGTGGATTGAGGCAATCGTGACCGGGCCACTCCGTCGCACAATCCAGGCATGGACACCAACACCCGAGAAATTCAGCGGTGGAACGGCATCGCCGTGAGATGCGCCACCACCCACACCAGCGGCACCAGCAGCGCCAGCAGAGCCGTCGCGCGCAGCGCGGCCGCCCCGCGGAGCAGCCGGGCCGGGGCGCCGAGGCGGAGCAGCGCGGCCGTCGTGCGCTCGCGCGCGCTCCTCGCCTCCACGACCGCGGTCAGGGTGGTGGCCGCGGCGCACAGCGTGACCAGCGCGGCACCCAGACCGGTGAGCGGGCCGAAGGCATGGGCGCCGGACGGCCCCGAGGCCCTTCCGTACAGCTCCAGGACGGCGTATCCGGCGGCGGCCAGGGCGCACAGCGCGCCGACCGGACGTCCGATCAGACCGGCCTCCTGCTGGAGCATGCGCCCGGCCAGCAGTCGCAGCACACCAGGCCGCCCGACGGCCAGCAGCCTGCCGCACAGATGGGTGAGACCGGGCCCGGCCAGCACCAGCCCGAGCGCCGCCAGTGCCCAGCCGCCCACCACGCCGGGCGGGTTGCCGCCGAGCCGGCCCGGCACGGCGAGCAGGGCGTCGGGGTGCGGGGGCGCGTCGCCGCTCGCGTATGCCTGGAGGGCGAGTCCGGCCGCGGTCAGGGCGATGCCCCACGGAAGGCCGGAGGTGGCCCGGTGGGGCCAAGGGGCGACCGGCCCCGTCACGACGGTGGGCGGGGCCGGGACCGCCGGGCGTCGGGCGCCCCGTGGTTGGCGGGGCGGCTGGTGCCAGGCCCGCGGCTGCCGGGGCCACAGCCCGGCCGCACACGCCGCGCCCACCAGCACCGGGACGACGGCGAGCAGCGTCACGGTGCCGGCCAGGGGCAGCGGCCGACCGCTGCCGAGCTGCCGGCCGACCGCCCCGCTTCCGGCCCAGTCCAGCCAGGAGCCGAGGTCGCCACGCAGATACAGGAAGACCAGCAGCGCCAGCACACCGCCGAGCGCGCAGGCGGCCGCCATCGAGACCGCCGCGAGCAGTGCCGCTCGGGCCGGGCCGAGCCCGACCGCGGCGAAACCGGGGCCCGGCCCGGTGCTGGGGTCGGCGCGGCCCACGGCGACGGCCAGATGGACCGTCGCGGCCAGTGGCACGAGGCACCACAGCAGCCGCCCCACCGCGCCCTGCGAGTCCGCCGGATGGCCCGAGGCGAATCCGAGGGCGCTCAGCAGCAGAAAGCTCGCGCCCGCCGCCGCGACGGTGACCAGCGACCGCCGCAGCAGCACCGATGGGCGGGCACCGCGGGTCAGACGGAGGCTGAGCACGCGGCCCTGCCTTCCGCCTCGGAGGGGTCCGAGCCCACCCGGCGCCCGTCGAGCAGGGCGACGGTGCGGTCGGCGAGGGTGGCCACCTCCTCATCATGAGTCGCGAGGACGACGGTGATGTCGTGGGAGCGAGCCGCCGAGGTGAGGGTGCGCAGCACCTGGGCGCGGTCGGCCTGGTGCAGCGGGGCGGTCGGCTCGTCGGCGAAGAGGACGCTGGGCCCGGCGGCCAGGGCACGGGCGATGGCGACCCGCTGGCGCTGCGACTGCAGCAGCGCGGCGGGCCGCACCCGGGCGCATTCGCCGACGTCGAGCCGGTCCAGCCACTCGCACGCCGCGCTCTTCGCGGCGCGCCGCCCGGTGCCGCGCAGCATCAGGGCGAGCGCGGCGTTCTCCCAGGCGGTGAGCTCGGGGATGAGGTGGGGCTCGGTGCCGATCCAGCCGAAGTGGTCGCGCCGCAGCCGTTCGAGACCGAGTGGGGGGAGGCTGTGCACGGGGACGCCCTTGAACCACACCTCCCCGCCGTCCGGGACGAGGTGGCCCGCCAGGCAGGTGAGGAGGGTGGTCTTGCCGCAGCCCCGTGGGCCGGTGACGGCGAGGATCTCGCCTTCTCGGGCGCCGAGGGAGACACCGAGGAGGGCGGGTGAGCCGCCGTAGGCATACGACACGGTGCGTGCCGCGAGCATGTCGTCGTCCGGCGGAGCCACCATCCCGAGCACCTCGCCTTACCTGCGATCGTCTCATTCCCCCGGTTGGGTGAACGAGCGCGAAGCCAATGGGTCACTGGCACGGTAAGGACTCGGGTGGGGGCCCGCGCCCAGGCTCGGCGCGGGTGGTCCCCATTTCCTCCGATCAGCCCTGATCGGGGTCGGGCTCCGATCAGCCCTGATCGGGTCCGGGGCCGTCACCGGGGCCGCCGTCGGCGAGCCGGTCCAGGTGGGTGGGCGCGAACATCCGCAGTAGCGCGGGCAGCACCACGACCGACGGCCCGGGGGCCGCGAGGGCGCCGGCGAGGTCCGCGCGCAGCCGTTCGGGTGTGGTACGGACCGCCGGGACGCCGAAGGACTCGGCCAGCGTGACGAAGTCCGGGCGGGACAGCTCGGTGGCGGTCGCCTCGCCGAACGTGTCCGTCATGTACTCGCGCAGGATGCCGTAGCCGCCGTCGTCCACGATCAGCCAGGTGACGGGGAGCCGGTACTGGTGGGCGGTGGCGAGTTCGGCGATCGAGTACATCGCCCCGCCGTCGCCCGACACGGCCAGCACCGGCCGTCCGGGATCAGCGGAGGCGGCGCCGAGGGCGGCCGGGAAGCCGTAGCCGAGGCCGCCCGCGCCCTGGGCCGAATGCAGGGCGCCCGCACGGGGATCGAAGGCCGACCAGGCCCAGTAGGAGAGGATCGTCATGTCCCAGAAGCTGGGGGAGTCATCGGGCAGCGCGTCCCGCACCGCGCCCAGCACCCGCTGCTCCAGTTCCAGGCCCTGCGCGTCGATCCGCTCCCGCACCCGGGTGAGCAGCCCGGCCGCGGCCTTGGCCGCCGTGCCCGGCGGGCGCGGCGTGACGGCCTCGGCGAGGGCGGCCAGCGCCTCGCGGGCGTCGGCGTGGATGCCGAGCGCCGGGTGGTTGGACTCCAGCTTGCCGAGGTCGGCCTCGATCTGGACCAGGCGGCCGCGCGGGCGGAACGTGTGGTAATTGGAGGAGAGTTCGCCCAGCCCGGAGCCGACGACCAGCAGGACGTCGGCGTCCTCCAGGAACTCGGTGGTGTGCGCGTCCTCCAGCCAGGACTGGAGCGAGAGCGGATGATCCCAGGGGAACGCGCCCTTGCCGCCGAAGGTCGTCGCCACGGGCGCGTCCAGCGCCTCGGCCAGCGCCCGCAGCTCCTGCCGCGCCCCGGCGCGCACCACTCCGCCGCCGGCCAGGATCACCGGACGCTCGGCGGCGCTCAACAGCCTCGCGGCCTCCGCCGTCAGCTCGGGCCGGGGCGGCAGCGGCCGGGGCTCGGCGCGGAGGGAGGTCACCGGCGGCACGGAGACCGGTGCGAGCAGCACGTCCTGTGGGATCTCCAGCCACACCGGCCCGGCGGGAGCCTCCAGCGCGGACGCCCAGGCGGCGGCGACCGCGGAGGGGATCTGGGAGGCGGTACGGACCGTGTGGACGGACTTGACGATGTCGCGGAACGACGCCTTCTGGTCGACGAGTTCATGGAGATAGCCCTTGCGCCCGCCGCCGAGCCCCGCGGTCGGCACCTGGCTGCCGATGGCCAGGACGGGCGCGGAAGCCGCCGCCGACTCCTGCAGCGCGGCGAGCGTCATGAGTGCCCCCGGCCCGGTGGACACCAGCAGCGGCGCGACCGTACCGGTGACACGCGCGAAGGCGTCGGCGGCGAATCCCGCGTTGTTCTCCACCCGCAGCCCCACATAGGTGAGCCCGGACCGCCGCAGCGCGTCGAACGCCCCGAGAGCGTGCTGTCCGGGAAGCCCGAACACGGTGCTCGCCCCGAGCGCGGTGAGGGACTCCACGACGAGATCGCCGCCGTGACGCCTGCGCTGTGCGGTGGGCATGGGTTGGTGCCTTTCTGACGGGGCGTATGGAGGCGCGGATGGGGGAGGGGTACGTATGGCGGCGGTGCCGGTGTGGGAGCGCGAGGCAGTGTCAGGCGCCCGCGGCGGCCGGGCTGGTGGTCTCGGAGGCGCGGGCGGCCGGTTCACCGGCGAGTCGGCGCCGCCAGGCGTCGAGGATCGCCGCGTCGGTCGGCTTGGTGGCGAGGCTGACCGCCACATACGCCACCAGCGAGGCCAGCAGCCCGAAGTAGATGGGTTCGTTGGCGAGGATGCCCTTCCACCCCATCAGCGCGATGACCGTAAGACCGCCGACACCCACCGAGGCCAGGGCGCCCGCGCCCGTGCCGCGCTTCCACAGCAGCCCGCCCAGGATCGGCATCAGCAACCCGCCGACCAGCACGTTGTAGGCGACGGTCAGCGCCTCCACGACATCGTTGAGCGCTACGGAGATGCCGATCACGGCGATGCCCATGATGAGGATGAAGACGCGGTTGCCGCCCACCTCGTCGTGGGAGTCACCGGCCGTACGGAGCGTACGGCCGCGCAGCCGGGCCCAGATGTCGTTGTTGGCCACCGTCGCGCAGGCGATGAGCGCGCCCGAGGAGGTGGACATCACCGCGGACAGCGCGGCGGCCAGCACCAGTCCCTTCACGCCCACCGGGAGGGAGTCCTTGACGATGGTCGCGAACGCGTCGTCCGGGGCGTCCAGCTTGGGGTACAGCACCTTCGCCGCCGTGCCGATGACCGCGCCCGCGACCGCGTAGGCCAGGCAGTACGTACCGGCCGCCGTGCCGCCACGGCGGGCCACCTTGTCATCGCGGGCGGTGAAGACCCGCTGCCAGATGTCCTGGCCGATCAGCATGCCGAAGGAGTAGATGAGCACATAGGTGAAGACGGTCTGGCCGCCGATGCCCAGGGGGGAGAAGTAGCCGTGGGGGAGTTCGGACTTCATCGCGCCGAAGCCGCCCGCCTTCACCACCGCGATCGGCAGCAGCAGGAGCAGCACGCCCACCGTCTTGACCACGAACTGCACCATGTCGGTGAGGGTGATCGACCACATGCCGCCGAGCGTCGAGTAACAGACCACGATCGCCCCGCCGAGCACGATGGCGATGACCCGGTCCAGGCCGAAGATCACGTCGAAGATGGTGGCGTAGGCGATGGTCGAGGTGACCGCGAGCATCAGGGTGTAGCCCCACATCACGATGCCCGAGATCAGCCCGGAGGAGCCGCCGTAGCGCAGATCCAGCATCTGGCTGACCGTGTAGACCTTGAGGCGGGCGATGCGCGCCGAGAAGAAGACCGACAGCGCCAGCAGCCCCAGGCCGATGGTGATGACCATCCAGGCCCCGGAGAGCCCGTACTGGTAGCCGAGCCCGACGCCGCCGATGGTGGACGCGCCGCCGAGCACGATCGCGGCCATCGTCCCGGAGTACATGAACGGCCCCAGCCGCCGGCCGGCGACCAGGAAGTCGCTGGTGGACGTGGTGCGGCGCATGCCCCACCAGCCGAGCGCGAGCATGCCCGCGAGATAGACGACGATCACGGTGTAGTCGACAGCGGTCATGGCGGTGCTCCTCGGTCCGGCGGGGGTCGGCTAGCGGTCGGGAGATCGGGCGAGCGGAGCCGCACGGGATCGGGGAGGTCCCGGCGATCCGCGGGGATCGGGTCGTGGGGAGTACGGGGCGTGCGGGGGAGTACGGGGCGTGCGGGGAATGTGGGGAGTGACGGAGACCCTAGGTGTCGCCGGAGCGTCCGGGAAGTGTACGTTTCCTCCACTCCCGATCCCCGGGATGTATGAACCGTCCTCTACGAACCGTCCCCACGCGAGGCCCGCCGTGATGAACGACCGCGTACCCCCGACGGCCCCCGTCCCGCTCGCCACCCTCCTCGGCCACCCCGCCCTCGGGCTGCGGCAGGTCGCGGGGGCGCGCGAGGCGGACACGCCCGTGTACTTCGTCCACACCAGCGAGATGGAGGACCCCGTTCCGTATCTGCTGGGTGGCGAGCTGCTGCTCAGCGCGGGGGTGCACTGCCCGGAGGCGGCGGGTGCCGGCACCTACTGGGACCGCTATGTGGCCCGTACGGTCCAGGCGGGCGCGGCGGCGCTGGGCTTCGGCATCGCGCCGGTGCACGACACGGTGCCCCGCGCGCTGGTCGAGGCGTGCGACCGGCATGGGCTGCCGCTGGTCGAGGTGCCGCGGCAGACGACCTTCACGGCCGTCGCGAGCGCCGTCTGGGACGCGATGGCCGAGCGCCGCCACCATGAGCTGCGGAGCGTCACCGAGGCACAGCAGTCGCTGGCGACGGCCGCGGCGCGCCCGCACCCCGTACCGACCGTGCTGCGGCAGCTGGGCCAGCACCTCGGGGCGTGGACGGTGCTCTACGGCGCGGACGGCGCGGAGCTGGCGGCCGCCGGACCGCGGCCGCCGCGGGAGGCCCGTACGGCGCTCGGTGCGCTCGCGGCGCGGCTGCGCTCGGGCCCGTCCTCGGCGGCGGGCAGGGCGGCCGGCGCGGGTGGTGAGGAACTGCAGCTGACCGCGTACGGCCTGGGCGGCCCGGCGGGGCCGGAGGACCGGCTCGCACTCGGCGTCTGCGCTCCCCGGCGGGACGGAGCGGACGGGGCGATCGTGGGGGTGGCCGTGGTGCTGCTGTCGCTGCTGACGGCGCGGCGGGTGGTCGGTGCCGAGGCCGAGCGCACGGCGGCGCTGGTACGGCTGATGCTCGGCGCCGAACCGGCACGGGTGGCCGGACTGCTGAGCCGCTCGCCGGGGCAGGCGGGGACGCCCCCCGATGTGAAACCCGGGACCCGGGAAGACGGCGGGCTGTGGACCGTGGTGCACGGGCGGCGGCGCGGCCGCGGCCGGGACGACGGACTGCTGGCCACGGCG contains:
- a CDS encoding PucR family transcriptional regulator, producing MNDRVPPTAPVPLATLLGHPALGLRQVAGAREADTPVYFVHTSEMEDPVPYLLGGELLLSAGVHCPEAAGAGTYWDRYVARTVQAGAAALGFGIAPVHDTVPRALVEACDRHGLPLVEVPRQTTFTAVASAVWDAMAERRHHELRSVTEAQQSLATAAARPHPVPTVLRQLGQHLGAWTVLYGADGAELAAAGPRPPREARTALGALAARLRSGPSSAAGRAAGAGGEELQLTAYGLGGPAGPEDRLALGVCAPRRDGADGAIVGVAVVLLSLLTARRVVGAEAERTAALVRLMLGAEPARVAGLLSRSPGQAGTPPDVKPGTREDGGLWTVVHGRRRGRGRDDGLLATAALAAGLGTPLVDLDGDALCALVQGEGEVRAQPGWTLGVGAPVPAAELPRGGADAARALRRAVAERVPLVRHGPSRAGGVVSLVDPAEAGAHGRALLAPLDGAPALLETVRVWLSLHGSWDRTAVALEVHRNTVRQRIARAEALLDVDLGDADVRMELWFALKWA